From the genome of Solanum lycopersicum chromosome 7, SLM_r2.1:
TGCATTAGTAGCGAGTATTTTGAGCTCGAGAATCTTTTATAATAGTGTCACACAAGTTGAATCTTTGAGTATACAATTGAGCTATGTATGAGTAATTTGAGTCTTTATGCATATTCATTATTGAGGCTTGTGTAACACAATTTGAGACATCCTACTTAAAGGGCTGAACTTGAATTtgacttgaggacaaacaaaacCTTCAGTTGGGGTGTTTATGAGTTCTCAGATTGGACTCATCTAAGTtcttaattgaattaaaatattgtccttgattttttcatttatctcaCCATCTGATAAAAACTCTTAAGTTTAAGATATTTATAAATTTCGTAGGAACATGGACACTTAGgcacaaaatagagaaaaaatagttGAAATTGCAAATGTGCACATCGCCAAACAAACATGGCGACCTGCTGTATAGCAAAATTCCACCTTTTGTTACCGCAAGTGATCTCTGAAGGAAGTCGATCAAAAGGAGATGAAAAATATCAGTCGGCGCTTATCCAATTAGTTtgcaaagaaaaatattttcacctATATATCTAGAAAACATATACAAGCAATGAAACATGCAAGCGGAGATGAATGAAACTAAGGGAGATTTGCTTAATTACTCGGAGAATAATGACTAACTGCGCTAAAAGGATTCTCCAGcacaaatctgaaaaatttaaatattaaactcttttattatttacataaagaaatttaaagagTGAAACATTACAGTTGATGTTTTGTTAATAAGTTTTCTCTCAACTTTGGAGAGGGTTTTTGTGAAAGCTTGATATAAGAAGaacttcttcaaattttgatgtGGGTCTTCTCCATTTAAATTCCTTTGTTACTTTTAAGGTTTATCTCTTATATACACTTGattcaaatatcattttaagtatatttgattattactTGATGTGTAGATAAAAGAAccccattcttggggtgtgatttagcaattAGGTTGACTACTTTTTTGGGTCTTGCTTGTTTGTAGTTTAGATTGCTTTTAATGGTAATTTCACTTAATTGTTGTAGTTTAATCTAATGTATTTGTAGTTTCAAATACAAAGTCACTCATGTGTTTTCGGattgtgagagagagagaggtggTGAATCTAAGACCACTACACTCATCCCCTAAGGAATTGGTTGATATGAGGTTCAACTCGAGAGGGTGAGCCCTAGTCCTCTATCAAAGAAATCCTGTCGAAAGAGTGATTGTTGATAAGACATACGCTTGTTTGTTTAGACGAGTGGGTGTCCAAGAGGAATCCATTTGATATGGTGTAAGTTACCCAAGGGGGAACTTTCTTACACATTAAGCTTAACCTAGTAATCATTGTCAGGTAGAATCCGCTACCAAAAGCATGTGCCGATAACTTTTCTTTTCACATACAACAATAAAATCCCAAAAAATCTTCCCAATACTTGATTTTCCCTTTACTTTATAACATTTTACTACTCTTGACAAAACCTCTTTTTGATACTCGACACATTGGTGTCACAAAgtaaatttgttttgttttaagaTTTGAAAATGCctttgtcacaccccgagctacccccgaggcGCGGACATAAAACCTAGAACtacaagtgatcccaagttaACCCTGcttgcatgatcatgagcatacaaagataataaactgttgcggaagctaaatcataattaaaatgaaaagatggggaatacccatattcaataactaagatatttgaaaacaatgagtttaatacaaatgaaatgttaactcaatactaaactAAATCTCAAAATAACCTCTAagctagactagaaatactgggacaagccccagctaaatctagcaaaaactgaaactaaattactaaagactgaaatgaaactgaTGATtgttgtccttggagaatgaggactcaccacagAATTTACTGAACTGGAGAttgggaaatcgatctatgcatgatctagatgctgagaaGCTGAACCTACATCaggagaagatgtagcacacgtatgcgtcagtacttgaaaggtaatgtgcatgtaggatagagtaaagctgaaataaaacataactgaacaagcacaaaaacaagtataataatataaacgTGATGTGCTAATTTCTGAGCTATGTAGATGGAATGACCAacttataacatgttgaaattgaatacttaatatactgataaatggtcaatgcagagagtctggctgaactgtgggagctactaataactgataataaaaccagATGAGCTTAATGTGGAGTCCGGTGTATACGCCACATCgggaggacccaatataccctgccaaaagTACAAAGGCATGCCtacgtgatcactaaactgattgcccatagaggggacttacgACCTAATTGGCTGGTAGTTGTAGGACTATTGGTTATgttaaaccctagtccaacttggtaGTATGATACTCGAAATGAATTgggtaaattaactgattatatcagaatttctgtaaatactagatAACTCAAAACTGGACATGCAAAcagagaatgcaacaattaatctggtaattatgcatttataaatgaggtatgtatatctgaagtgtctgaaatatatgatctagcatgtgtaattcaagaactaaagaaatacaaagctagggttctgaaattaatggaataaactgaataaaaacatgataatatgatttagaacataaaactaataaattcatgaagttctatcaaagttctacaaaccctaggtttaatcattaCAAGAGAATcgagaatctgactgaaaactagtgACCTCATGGGTGAAAGGAAcacactagtgaaatctcacataccaggtgatgaaatccacggaaaattacttaagtttcggggctggaactgctggacaTTGTGgctttcttgaactagggttcttgagcttttttctcttttcttactttttttttttaagttttgattcAATGATTtaacttggatatgttttaattatgtttttaggcttaaactgactaaaatcttatgatttacggtcaaaacaacataaattacggtttaaacggagtgggaaaggtcaaaaagagcCATGGGAAAGTTGTTGTCGGGCGTCAcaacggacccaacgacgggggTGTCCGGTGCAGGACGAACGCCcgagtaaaaatttatgcccaTGGGTTTAAGGAAcacactagtgaaatctcactaaaatgggcataaatttttactcgGACGTCTTATTTTAGCAAGGCCGGTGACTATtgaaagataatttaattatatatacgtGGGAGGTCATCGGAgacctaatttaatttttgctgagagttatgatcatttaaaatctacccaactgcatttccctttAACTGGCTGCGAATTTTCCACCTACAAACCATGCTGGTAATCCATAGCTCTTGttagagagtggttgaagggattCTTGATCGACGATCATggactacggaccgtaagtctaTCTGtcatccaagacttaaccaatttttctagagtgtaatttttgggagtttcttatcccatcgacggttgtgcaggacggatcgtaGGTCAGGCTACAGTCCATCGATGCCACTGTTAGTGGCACCAGCagatttttttctataaagctgatttttggtctgttttggctatggggtgttacattatgtTCCCCTTGGGAATATTCATCCTCCAATGAAGACTTAACTAGCTTAAGTAGAGGGAGAGAGCTGCTGCAAACcttactactaaacactgagaaatGAATTTCTGACAGAATTGAGTTCCAAGTACATGTAATTaagctgaaaatgcaagtataaactgagggaacatgattctaaaactgaatttacACAGGAATGAATGGAAAACgtaagaggaactattacctcaagctggagttgaatcggaaggaaagaggtaaattacttggctttcatggttgtttctacttcccaagtagctcGCTTTGGGGACCGAATCCTCCACAAACCTTCACTGAAGtgacttcttttcttttcaaccttctaacttcacaatcaagaatctcaATGGTACATACTCATAaaaaagactatctttcaccaccACACTCTCTAAAGGAACTATACAGGTTGGGTCACCCacgcacttcttcaagagtgagatgtggaagaccggatgcactgctgctaattttgctggcaatattaactcatatgccaccttgtcAATCCTCTTCAAGATATTTTAAGGGACTACATATCTATGACTAAGCTTCCCTTTCATTCCAAATCTcattacccctttcataggtgagacatTCAGAAAAATTGAACCATGAATTTAGAACTCCATtacccttctccttacatctgcataagatttctaacGACTTTCGGCtttcttaagtctatctctaatgagtttcaCTTTGTCCATAGCATAAAGTACTAAATTTGGCCCTATCAGAGCTGCTTCACCCACTTCATACCACCCAAcatgagatctacatctacgctcATATAATGCTTCATAAGGGGCCATTtaaatgctggaatggtagctattattgtagaaaaacacaataagaggaaggttatcatcccaactacctttgaaatcaatcacacaagctctcaacatatcctctaaagtctgaatggtacgctcttcCTGCCCATCCGTTTGTGTATGAAATGTtttactaaggttaacttgagtattaagacctttttgaaatgacttccacAAATgtgaggtaaactgaggacctctatctgagatgatagacaaaggaaccccatgcaacctcacaatttcagtaAGGTAAAGCTTGGCATCGTCATCTGCCGAATATGTAATCTTGACTGCTCAAAAATGAGAAGATTTaatcatcctatcaactatcacccaaattgagtcatgatGTCTGCGAGTatgaggtaaccctgtgatgaaatccatatcgATCACAtctcacttccaagtaggaatatcgatctatTGAGTAATACCTCTGGgattctgatgttctacctttaCTTGCATGCAATTGAGGGACTTACTCACAAATTATGCtttatccctcttcatgccattccaccaatagacttcccgcagatcgcggtacatcgtagtggaacctggatgaatagaatacctagagttatgAGCTTCTGCAGGAATATGCTGCCTCAACtctcccacatcaggaacacacaatctatcTTGGTAGCGGAGTACTCCATCTCTCCCTTGGGacaaaacctccactctctgattattGAATGCACCctttagttcaagcaagatcAGATCAgtctcttgcttttccttaacctccactaccaaagacaaTTATGCCCCATTCTGAACTTTACACcgctgtctgatatgctcataaggttAACGCCCAAGCAAGCAatcctgtgaacatccttcactatatcctttcttttttcataaacatggtctacactacccatagataaccTACTAAAAGCATCGGCCACTACATTCTTCTTTCCAGGATGATAATACACACTCAtttcataatccttaaggaactcaagccatctcctatagagaagattcaactctttttgggtgaacacatactgaaggctttTATGAacggtgaacacatctacataaACACCATAAAaaagtgtctccatatcttgagtgcaaacaccactactgcaagctcgaggtcatgagttggatagtgcttctcatgcaccttaagctttctaaaggcataagatataaccttatctatttgcatcaacacacaaccaagtcGACGTCTGGATGCATCGCattagatcacataaccatctgaaccctctggtagagtcaacacaagagctatagtcaatctagttttcaattctacgaagcttttctcacaatcatctgaccattggaaCTTGACTATCTTCttagtcaacctagtcaatggtgaggctatggataaAAATCCTTCTATggaccttctgtaataacctacTAGACCTAcaaaacttctgatatctgtaacagaggtaggtctgggcaATTGTTTCACAGCTTCTATCTTTTTTGAGTCTACAGAGATCTCtttgctagatacaatgtgacctaggaaagcaacggattgcaacAAAAAcccacatttactaaacttagcgaataagtggcgatctttgagagtctgcaAAACAACTGtaaaatgacttgcatgttctatCTCACTCcaagagtaaatgaggatattatcaatgaagacgataatgAACAAGTCTAACTACTGTTTACACACTATGTTgatcaaatccatgaaatttgCAGGAGCATTTGTTAGTCTagatgacataactacaaattcataatgaccataccgattTCCAAAGGTTATTTTCGTAATATCACTATCTCagactctaagctgatgataacccgatctgaggtttatctttgagaaatgactagcaccctgaagcTGGTCAAACATGTCATCAATCCTGGGTATGTGATACTTATTCCTTATTGTGAcgttgttcaactgtctatagtcaatgcacattttgagagaaccatctttcttctttacgaacaatactggtgcaccccatggtgaaataatAGGTCTAATGAAAcacttatctagaaggtctttgaactgctctttcaattccttaagctaaTCTAGAGACATTTTGTAAGGAGtaatagaaataggctgggtatctggaaggagatcaattctaaagttgatttttcttttgggaGGAACCCCGcgaagatcttttggaaatacttcAGAAAATTCAAAGTGTACTGGAACAAAATCAAGGGATACGGTTTCAAGGATAGAATCCTTAGCCAAACTAGAttatagagataacccttagatataATCTTTCatgccttaaggtaagaaataaattgacCCATAGGCACTAGGCTACTATCCtcccattctaagattggttcatctTGAAACttaaaacgaacaatcctagttcaaCAATCGATTGAGGaataacatgagtgtaaccaatccatgcctagaatgacatcgaagtctaccttTTCTAACTTTACTAGAGCTGCTGAGGTGAATTTCTGAGAGACTATGACTGagcaatttctgtatacccaTCTAGCTATAACTAGGTCACCCACTTGAGTAGAGACTGACAagggttctgagagagtttctggaatGACATTTAATTGGACTACTATACTTTGTTACAAAAGGCAAAGtcatatttgttttctttccacagagtgaaccatatgtgagtcaccTCCTTGAGTTTGTAGGATGCCAATATCACCTATCACTACCACTTACTGACATCACACCAAATACTTTCTtgacttcatcaatgaacttttGTGGGTCCTTACGAAAATGCAACCCCAAAAACATAAATTGATTaatcctaacaaaatcacaaactctggcTTCCATTAATCGATCATTCTTATTAGTAAGAACTAGAACCTACTGATTGTTCTGGTTGGTCATACTCTTAGCCAAAAGCTAAATTGGCTTTCTGAAATTCTGAATTTGAACTTCCTTATCTAGTACTAGAGGAACTGTGTTAGCATTACGTGCATTAGCATTCAATGATTAATCTCTACGAGAAGATATGATCTTAACCACTCAACGTCGAGTTACaatggaattagatcataccttacgcatgaTACGAGTAACAAAAATGTGAaggtttttcctaaaacacatCATAGACTCTCTGTCATTAGATGTGGttcacttcacacccatgaaaaggactctacttagtgtggCTTTTTCATACATCCTAGAACTCTTGAAAGTAGTGCCTTGATACAAAGttttgtcacaccccgagctacccccgagccATGGACACGGAACCTATGACCACGAATAATCCCAAGCTAATCCTGcatgcatgatcatgagcatactaaatataataaattgttgCGGAAGCTACatcatacttaaaattaaaatatggggaatacccgTATTCtttaactgagatatttgaaaacaatgagtttaatacaaatgaaatattaGCTCAATACTAAGCTtaatctaactatgtctaaaCATAGCCTTTAAATTTGACTAAAAATACTGGGACAAAAACCAGCTAAATCTAG
Proteins encoded in this window:
- the LOC138337439 gene encoding uncharacterized protein gives rise to the protein METLFYGVYVDVFTVHKSLQYVFTQKELNLLYRRWLEFLKDYEMSVYYHPGKKNVVADAFSRLSMGSVDHVYEKRKDIVKDVHRIACLGVNLMSISDSGRVEVLSQGRDGVLRYQDRLCVPDVGELRQHIPAEAHNSRYSIHPVKITYSADDDAKLYLTEIVRLHGVPLSIISDRGPQFTSHLWKSFQKGLNTQVNLSKTFHTQTDGQEERTIQTLEDMLRACVIDFKGSWDDNLPLIVFFYNNSYHSSI